GCTCACTCATTAAACCCATTAATCTAGCTGTTGCCATATCCTCActacttacaatacaatacaatacatgctgatttatatagcgctttcacaacagcggcagctgtaacaaagcgctttacaaaacagttaacataaagtaaaataataaacacaaaacataacataaaacacggacagtcgtgcagtcctaaccacttttccgtcacacgctttgttgtttgaagcggtttgagatgaaagaggagagaatcaaagtgtcctttaaccagtggatcagagacgtcatgctcaaaatgtgcacacgtcggctacaagctaagtttcaaagtcaacaagaagctgtagcatccattgacgaaaaaagagattggttcacttctcctgtcccatggaaatccatttcaattccaagcggcgactcacggttccaaatacgcatcggcgctcttcgccaacgctcctctctcctcctcctcaacttcagcggccatccatccagccgcaccaacgtcgactgtccaacagcgctgacatagccactgaacaaatcggggttgtgaaaaatgctgcccattactggcgcaaaaaacacaagcgccccaggtctgtccagcaccgacagtcaatggcgccgacattcctcccaatcaaaatctgtgctggtacaggcgtgctgccgagaaggcgcaaccaccaagcacagatactgctcctttgacgaatgtcgtggccaaaaagcgctgaaaacagtccatatcgggtccacacaatgaaacaacaaacaacatgtgacaaaacaaaagacaaaaacagcaaaaaagaacaaaaaagcaaggctcttgaagagcacttgccgaaggctgcctactcgggcggggtttattattttttttgtctcccccaccccctcacctcATTTGTCTGCAGGTGTTGGTGTTGACTCCCACCAGAGAGTTGGCTATCCAGGTCTCGAAGGACTTTAAAGACATTGCCAAGAAAGTGAACATCTCCTGTTTCTATGGGGGCAGCTCGTACAACCCGCAGAGTAAGTCTTCCGTGAAcaagcatttatttattatgaagAACGCTTTTCAAAAATTGGGATGTAAGTTGTACCTTAACTTGCAAGTGTTCCTGAATGTCCTTAGCTCCAGTGCTGGAGTCTTCATTTAAATACACCATGCACCAAATTTTACATTTAGATAAATTGCCAAAAGTTGATTCATGTATTTACGTTGACATCAGGGAAAATTGTCGGAATGCTGTTTTGTGGCCCTTGCCACACTTTTCTACAAAGTTGGAGTGTCAAGTGTTTATGTACACGTTCTTGGTGGAGGAAACAAAACTTTGTATTTGGTTGTCATCCTGATAACAATTGtgatcatatattttttttaaccagttgACGCTGTCCGTAACGGAATTGATATTTTGGTCGGAACCCCTGGTCGTATCAAGGACTTCATTCAGAATCACAAACTAGACCTCACAAAACTGAAGCATGTCGTTCTGGATGAAGTGGACCAAATGTTGGACATGGGATTTGCTGAGCAAGTGGAAGAAATTCTAGCCGCCTCCTATAAGAAAGGTATTTGTATGGTTGATTTTGATGTACAGTTCAGAAATGAACGTCGAGGAAAGctacataaaaacacacacacacacacgaaaacttATCATAAGCATTCAGAAAATTATTCTCTATCAAATTGCAGGGTGTTGAGGGGGTGGTGGTTACTTTCCACTCATTGGCACGGTGaatgtttgcagcatttgtggACAACAGTGGAACAAATTTTGGCTacctaatgaatgaataattattgcATGGACAACACTGTCATGTAAATGGATTTTTATAAATACAACAAGAACAATCAATTTTTTAACGTGGGTCTATCTGCAACTTTTGCGTTTTTAAATTGGGATGATCAGTTTAACTAGTGCCGTAGCATAGCCTTAAAGGCAGATTTAAAGTAACATTTAAACattgaaatattgaaaaaaaagttgatggcTGAAAACTGAAGTGCAATAACAgaacattgctttttttgtaacatcaagtattcatattttatttgcaaTTACTCACAGTTTGTGTTGTCACAGCTTTGTCTTGATTTGACAACAGTGCCTACTTGTGTTTGCATTTCACACAAGATGGCGACGCCAACCCTCAGACTCTCCTGTTTTCGGCCACCTGCCCTCCATGGGTCTACGATGTGGCCAAGAAATACATGAAGCCCGATTGCAAGCGTGTTGACctgattggaaagaaaacgcAGAAAACTGCAACAACTGTGGAAGTAAGTATGGGTGTGTGTCCAAATGGTTAAAGGCAGAGGTTAACAAGTGTTGGGGTGAAGGTGGTCCAAAGAACAACACCATGATGTCTGCAATGGGACATGCGTCCAAGCAGGCACTACTCATCTGCTCATAGTCCAGACAGAAATTTTCCTTCATTCTTATGTAACAATTTATTGACTCTAAGTTTTCCCCATTGTTGATCAGGGAAATGTAGTCATAGATTGTGATAATTATCGTAGCGTGAGGTTCATATCGTGATAATATTGCATCGTATCATGAAGTTTGGATATTGTTAAATCCCTAGTCATCTACCCATCTCTCTTCagagcagcagcaacaagaTCACCAATCACTTAACATGCACATGTTGTACCCCATGCAGCATCTGGCCATCGCATGCCACTGGTCACAGCGCGCGGCGGTTTTAGGAGACGTGATCCAGGTGTACAGCGGGAGCCTTGGCCGAACCATCGTCTTCTGTGAGACCAAGAAAGAGGCGAATGAACTCTCGTTGAATACATCCATCAAACAGGTAAACCATGTGCAGTTAATGGGCACCTACTATTTTACTAGTACAATGATTTTACTTCTTGAATTGGCGGTGGGAGAGGAGAGAacaatagacacacacacacacacacacacaggagctcATCCTCACTTGCACAAGGTCACACATCACCCTATTTATTAAGCGCTGCCTCAGAAAGGCACACACATGTACAGCCACTCCTATATATGTGCAGTATATTCTATACATTGTATCCATTTAATATTCTTGTTTTGAAATACGCTTGCCAactgtttttaaatacatttgtattttgatCCTTCCTAAATGTTCAAAGAGAGCAGGAGGGGAGAAGGTTACATTTGGTCTGTATTTATTGCAGTTTTTTACATACGGATAGTCGAGAATTTATTCCCCGTGGTAAATAGTTTCACGGGACTATGTAATCATTTAAGAGCAGTACAACTCTAGTTGAATTGAGTGAAATTTTATGTAAAAATGGTTAGAAGATGAAGTGTATGAATCTTCtaatctcagcccgggacagaaagagactggagcgactggtcaggaaggccagttctgtcctgggttgctcccttgacactctggaggaggtgggcaacagaaggatgctaactaagctaaaagctatgatggccagtccctcccacccccactccagcccgccctgacagcacttggtagctccttaaaaaataacaatcataataataattaaatgatgtgaaggaaaattgtaaatagtactgcgatttatccatttgtgttcatattgtatttaaatgaaagatgtttgttgtttttttttctctttctcctttcttctttctacatacattcttgctgctggaggctgtaaatttccccagtgtgggacgaataaaggatatcttatcttatcttatcttttccaTGTAAGGCATGTCCCAGCATAAAAGCACTTTATGCCACGcttatccgatttttttttctgatgttgaTCAAAATTTTTTTCATCAACCAGTTGCAGTGTTTAGTTTGTTCCAGATGTATCACTTATATATTGTGGTGTGTGAATAACATCTCTCCAGAGTACACAGTCCCTTCATGGTGACATTCCCCAAAAACAAAGGGAAATGACGTTGAAAGGCTTCAGGAGCGGATCCTTTGAGGTTTTGGTGGCGACCAACGTGGCAGCCCGCGGGTTAGATATCCCCGAAGTTGACCTCGTGATTCAGTGTTCTCCACCCAAGGTGTGACACCCTGCTCAGCTGAATTTTCTTGTCAAGTTTAAATTAAAGAGCGACCGTCCCATCTACTTTTCCATGAAACTGTTGACATCAACCTCTCATCTTCAATTGTTAGGATGTGGAATCGTACATTCATCGCTCAGGGAGAACTGGCAGAGCTGGAAGGACCGGAATTTGCATCTGCTTTTATCAGAAGAGAGAGGAGGACCAGCTACGTTATGTGGAAAACAAAGCGGTCGGTACCTGTTGTCCGTTAAACCTAAAGTATCCATAGACCTTCTAAAGAATTTGTGCTGCATGGAAATCTCAAATAAAAGAATTGCTGAATTGTAGCAAGACAAGCTGAGATATTAATTTTAACACCAAAAGTTGAATGTATTTGGTTTTGCTGCAGGGCATTTCATTCAGACGAGTCGGTGTTCCCACTgccaatgacatcatcaagtcATCGAGCAAGGATGCTACACGGTGCGTTCGGGACACAAAATGAGTATGCCTAAGGAGGCATAGGTTTTGCGTTTgcataccggtacttaaaaacAGTTGGTCTGTGCTGTGGGAATACAACACCGCATCATGTGCAATTGCCTGATTTGAATGGATTTATGTTTTTCCATCCAGGTTCCTAGACTCTGTTCCAGCGGCAGCCGTTGACTACTTCAGAAAGTCTGCCGAAAAGCTTATAGAGGAGAAAGGAGCAGTGGATGCGTTGGCTGCTGCCTTGGCGCACATTTCTGGAGCGACGTGTCTGGAGCAGCGGTCACTGCAAAACTCAGACGCTGTAAGTTTAACTGGACAAACTGCGTGTGAATCTGCTCATCTCGTGCTGCAGGCCGTGAATGCTCACACAATATTTTGTGTAGGCATGGTAAAAAGGATTGTAGCTTAAAAAATATGGAAGCATGCGTGGACACGAACATATGTTTTTAAAACGCATGAGGAGCAAAACTGGGTGCAAGGAACCCCACCCCCTCAACCCCCATCCTCCCCATGATTCGGCACtccatccattttggagaaaattaaagTCTTTTAAATGTGCCTTATTGTCTTCAAAATACGCTATATCATGTTACTGTTTGTTTGCCCAGGGTTACACCACCATGCAGTTGATATGCTCTCAGGAGATGCACTCTATGGGTCTTGCCTGGAAAACAATCAAGGAACAGCTGGGAGAGAACGTTGAAAACGACATTTTTAGAATGAACTTCCTCAAAGGAAAAATGGTACATATTGTTGACTTAAGTGATTTGCCAATAGTTCTGAACGGCTACGACATACGCACGCATTTTGAAAGCCACCGACATAGATGATGtggataatgattttttttcctccccaaaacaAAGCTGTAACCATTAAATTTAATCATTGCATTTTATCAAATGTGTTTCCAATAGGGCGTGTGCTTTGATATCCCAGTTGCCAAAGTCAAGGAGTATCAGGTAAGGACATATATTTATTCCTCTCCTTAAAGTCTGCATTATGTGTGAAACAGGACAACAATGgagaatgtaatttttttttctggatgaaaTTACACTCTTACTACATTGTTAAGAGAAAGAAAATAGTGTGAAGAAGAGTGTGCTGAGGCTCCATTTTACATACAAATGCACACGACAATGGTAAACGACTAAAAAATTTTATGCTGCTTGAGGATTGTTATTTTTCCCGAggaaattttagctgtgtggCAAGTGTAAATGCATGTTTGTGATAGTAAACCCAGCAGCTGAAAACACTTTGTCAGGAGGTACACGTGTTGAAGGCCTGTGTGTTGATGTACCAAGTTaccattttacattttgaaaaacattgttttttttaggggggctgACCCGGTGCTGGAACAGTTTGATGGCGTTTCTATTTGGGATGAATGAATTGAACTTGTGATTCAAGGTACCACTCTCGTTTGTTTGGTCATTGAGTTGCATCCTGCCTCTTGTTCGTTAATAGGAGGGCTGGAAAGATGGTCGCCGCTGGCAGCTGACCGTAGCCACAGAGCTCCCCGAACTGGAGGAGAAGCCGCACAATAACCGCGGCGATAGAGGAGGAGATAGAGGAGGAAGATTCCAAGGAGGACGGGGCCGGAGTTTTGGTGGAAGAGGTGGGCGTGGTGGCAACGGGTTCCGTCGAGGCAGCGGGGGTGATGGCAGGAACAGAGTCGGACAAAAACGCTACTTCAGCCAAGCGTTTTGATCCCTGAACTGCCAACCCTTTGGACTAATAGGACTGACTGTCTCGCCTTTGGGTGAGCAGTGTTTTCTATTGGCTGTCAGTTGGAAGCCACAATTAGCATGTTCAACTCCCCTCTATGATACAGCGGTGTCAGGTATTCATAACATGTTTTCAAAGTTTATATTCAACGTAACACACAAGGAGGttcatatggaaaaaaaatggcaccgcTTGGTTTGCTCGTGGCTATCTAGGATCACATGTTGGACCAGTGGCAGCCATTTATACAAACAGACTTTGCTCCAACTGACATGCTGAGCGTTCACTTTCCATATCAGTACATTACTGAAATCcaaagtgagtgtgagtgaaaGGAGGAGTATGTCACCGTGTTGCATAACTTGTTTTACTTACTTTGTATTTGGGGAAAAGTGGCAGCGCGAGGCTCTCATGTAGGACTTATTTGTGCCCCCGCCAACCCCCACCCTTCGGGTGAAGTGATCAGAGGTTGTCAACCTTTATAGTGGTGGAGTCACTCGTGTTGCCTTACCTCAGCTGAAACATTCTCCCCCAAATATCGGATGATTGCTTTGCTATTGCCTCATTTTACTGCCCATGTTTGACTGCTCTTTTAGtgaaatgtgttcattaaaaaaaggtcaacCCATGTTGTGTCTTCACTGCTTGAAATGTAACCACTTACATCGGCTAAATTGTTGCTATCTTGCTTTTAAGGAGAGCCATGACAATCACCGAAATTtgccaaaatattttgataaGCCACAAAGCTTTGCACACTGAGATCAAGTCTCTTGTCACACTTAATGTCAAAAATGAAGACTATGAAGAAAAGAACATTAATTGTCAGACAAGGAGGAGCCGTTCTCTTGCTTCGTGTTTTGAATCTGTAGGATGCACAATCGCAAGGAAACCTAAACAGTCCCTGTTAGGAAGTGACCAAAATTTTGGTCTCAGCTACAGTGTCAATTCGTCCAGCGGGTTAGTGACCAGCAACACAGATGAAAGCACACAAGAATGGCCAAGTATAAAACTGCCTATGAAATGGCCTTTACTGAGTCTTGATCTAAGTCCTAAATATCTTTTGAAGTAGCAGGACATGCTagtgaaacctgaaaaaaacatttttgatttgcaATGTTGCATTGTCTCCCTATATagttgtacttaaaaaaataacgttGATGGCAACGTCATTAACAAACTGTACAATTGTCACGTCAACAGtagttatagagcactttcaaacagccatcgctgcatacaaattgctgtacatggagcaattacgGTAattaaaggcggtagaaagcaccaaacagtaaaaccaagaacaaatcttaagTCATGGGCCTGAAACTGAAAATTGTGTTTTCGAAAATTTTATTGCAGTACTATAAAAaatattaccggtaattttcATCAAACCATTTATTCATGATCTtaacctgattaaaaaaaacatcaatccaACAGTATGTCAAACGCTACAAAGTCATAAATATTTCCCCCAATAATGTGCAAAAGTAGcaatttaaatccattttcagggattGGGCTGTTCAGTTTCCAGATTGTAACACATGACCATACCAAGTCCCACAGAAAGGCAAACATTTACCCTC
This Hippocampus zosterae strain Florida chromosome 4, ASM2543408v3, whole genome shotgun sequence DNA region includes the following protein-coding sequences:
- the ddx21 gene encoding nucleolar RNA helicase 2 isoform X1, which translates into the protein MPSKNVVEVIKTMEEEIDTAADLKTSKMKSKDVKKLKKKLMQEEEEEPDCESPVPKKKKKKDKLAENQVNGHIDEAIDLNGNTDTSEPPKKKKKKNTEAVEMKKKQTKAIVKAEINGHSMPDTPAPTPNQTPSQSDDSTSESEKETEETPEQKEGAFSNFRISQGTIQKLSARGVSYLFDIQVQTFDHVYDGYDVLAQARTGTGKTFSFAIPLVEKLQLAGSERPRGRPPQVLVLTPTRELAIQVSKDFKDIAKKVNISCFYGGSSYNPQIDAVRNGIDILVGTPGRIKDFIQNHKLDLTKLKHVVLDEVDQMLDMGFAEQVEEILAASYKKDGDANPQTLLFSATCPPWVYDVAKKYMKPDCKRVDLIGKKTQKTATTVEHLAIACHWSQRAAVLGDVIQVYSGSLGRTIVFCETKKEANELSLNTSIKQSTQSLHGDIPQKQREMTLKGFRSGSFEVLVATNVAARGLDIPEVDLVIQCSPPKDVESYIHRSGRTGRAGRTGICICFYQKREEDQLRYVENKAGISFRRVGVPTANDIIKSSSKDATRFLDSVPAAAVDYFRKSAEKLIEEKGAVDALAAALAHISGATCLEQRSLQNSDAGYTTMQLICSQEMHSMGLAWKTIKEQLGENVENDIFRMNFLKGKMGVCFDIPVAKVKEYQEGWKDGRRWQLTVATELPELEEKPHNNRGDRGGDRGGRFQGGRGRSFGGRGGRGGNGFRRGSGGDGRNRVGQKRYFSQAF
- the ddx21 gene encoding nucleolar RNA helicase 2 isoform X2, which translates into the protein MPSKNVVEVIKTMEEEIDTAADLKTSKMKSKDVKKLKKKLMQEEEEEPDCESPVPKKKKKKDKLAENQVNGHIDEAIDLNGNTDTSEPPKKKKKKNTEAVEEETPEQKEGAFSNFRISQGTIQKLSARGVSYLFDIQVQTFDHVYDGYDVLAQARTGTGKTFSFAIPLVEKLQLAGSERPRGRPPQVLVLTPTRELAIQVSKDFKDIAKKVNISCFYGGSSYNPQIDAVRNGIDILVGTPGRIKDFIQNHKLDLTKLKHVVLDEVDQMLDMGFAEQVEEILAASYKKDGDANPQTLLFSATCPPWVYDVAKKYMKPDCKRVDLIGKKTQKTATTVEHLAIACHWSQRAAVLGDVIQVYSGSLGRTIVFCETKKEANELSLNTSIKQSTQSLHGDIPQKQREMTLKGFRSGSFEVLVATNVAARGLDIPEVDLVIQCSPPKDVESYIHRSGRTGRAGRTGICICFYQKREEDQLRYVENKAGISFRRVGVPTANDIIKSSSKDATRFLDSVPAAAVDYFRKSAEKLIEEKGAVDALAAALAHISGATCLEQRSLQNSDAGYTTMQLICSQEMHSMGLAWKTIKEQLGENVENDIFRMNFLKGKMGVCFDIPVAKVKEYQEGWKDGRRWQLTVATELPELEEKPHNNRGDRGGDRGGRFQGGRGRSFGGRGGRGGNGFRRGSGGDGRNRVGQKRYFSQAF
- the ddx21 gene encoding nucleolar RNA helicase 2 isoform X3, whose amino-acid sequence is MPSKNVVEVIKTMEEEIDTAADLKTSKMKSKDVKKLKKKLMQEEEEEPDCESPVPKKKKKKDKLAENQVNGHIDEAIDLNGNTDTSEPPKKKKKKNTEAVEMKKKQTKAIVKAEINGHSMPDTPAPTPNQTPSQSDDSTSESEKETEETPEQKEGAFSNFRISQGTIQKLSARGVSYLFDIQVQTFDHVYDGYDVLAQARTGTGKTFSFAIPLVEKLQLAGSERPRGRPPQVLVLTPTRELAIQVSKDFKDIAKKVNISCFYGGSSYNPQIDAVRNGIDILVGTPGRIKDFIQNHKLDLTKLKHVVLDEVDQMLDMGFAEQVEEILAASYKKDGDANPQTLLFSATCPPWVYDVAKKYMKPDCKRVDLIGKKTQKTATTVEHLAIACHWSQRAAVLGDVIQVYSGSLGRTIVFCETKKEANELSLNTSIKQSTQSLHGDIPQKQREMTLKGFRSGSFEVLVATNVAARGLDIPEVDLVIQCSPPKDVESYIHRSGRTGRAGRTGICICFYQKREEDQLRYVENKAGISFRRVGVPTANDIIKSSSKDATRFLDSVPAAAVDYFRKSAEKLIEEKGAVDALAAALAHISGATCLEQRSLQNSDAGYTTMQLICSQEMHSMGLAWKTIKEQLGENVENDIFRMNFLKGKMGVCFDIPVAKVKEYQGG